The following are encoded together in the Phragmites australis chromosome 19, lpPhrAust1.1, whole genome shotgun sequence genome:
- the LOC133900770 gene encoding heavy metal-associated isoprenylated plant protein 33-like yields MSKEDVLKVQTCVLKVNIHCDGCEKKVKKILHKIDGVYQSSIDAEQGKVTVSGLMDPDTVIKKLNKAGKPAQLWGSKPGVVSQLQKLQLGGGGKGQPKDAGGKGQPKDAGGKGQKGGAGGGGGGGKDAKMVMPQPTPQQLQHLQQLQQQMQMKGMKLPPQFMGGKMPFPAAAPAKDPKSVKFDLPEDDFEDDGSEFDDELDDFDDEEDFEDDGLDDDDFYDDPKMMMKPVAMPLGGGGADKKGGNGGKKGGGGNEIPVQIKGNANNSGKKDSGAKQNQGGGGGHGNNGGGKNGGGGQPPQNGKGNAPGGGNHPGQGKKGGAAGGPVGGGPMGGMSLQPGMMRPNMMGGAGFPGMAQMGGGPMSMPMGQGHPHMGSMQQGGAGAFHGMPAGGMPGVGFYQGGAGGGGMPSGPEMLQAAAAAGNPMAQQQYMALMQQQQQQQMLMGGHGGGGYPPMGYGYGRPPMHYPMAYPMPHPSDNIFSDENPNSCLVM; encoded by the exons ATGAGTAAGGAGGATGTCCTCAAAGTGCAG ACCTGCGTGCTGAAAGTGAACATCCACTGTGATGGATGCGAGAAGAAGGTCAAGAAGATCCTCCACAAGATTGATG GTGTGTACCAAAGCAGCATAGATGCGGAGCAGGGGAAGGTGACGGTGTCCGGCTTGATGGATCCGGACACCGTCATCAAGAAGCTGAACAAGGCCGGCAAGCCCGCCCAGCTGTGGGGCTCCAAGCCTGGCGTGGTGAGCCAGCTCCAAAAGCTCCAGCTTGGCGGCGGTGGCAAGGGCCAGCCTAAGGATGCCGGTGGCAAGGGCCAGCCCAAGGACGCCGGCGGCAAGGGCCAGAAGGGCGGAgcaggcggaggcggaggcggtgggAAAGATGCAAAGATGGTGATGCCGCAGCCAACGCCGCAACAGCTACAGCATTTGCAACAGCTGCAACAACAGATGCAGATGAAGGGAATGAAGCTTCCTCCTCAGTTCATGGGCGGCAAGATGCCGTTCCCGGCTGCCGCGCCGGCGAAGGACCCCAAGTCTGTCAAGTTCGACCTCCCCGAGGACGACTTCGAGGATGACGGCAGCGAGTTCGATGACGAGTTGGACGACTTTGATGACGAGGAGGATTTCGAGGATGACGGcctcgacgacgacgacttTTACGACGAccccaagatgatgatgaagccCGTGGCCATGCCGCTGGGAGGCGGCGGGGCCGACAAGAAGGGTGGCAATGGTGGCAAGAAGGGCGGCGGCGGGAACGAGATCCCGGTGCAGATCAAGGGAAACGCCAACAACAGCGGCAAGAAAGACTCAGGCGCCAAGCAGAATCAAGGTGGTGGAGGCGGTCACGGCAACAACGGCGGCGGTAAAAATGGAGGCGGTGGGCAGCCGCCGCAGAACGGCAAGGGAAACGCCCCGGGTGGCGGGAACCACCCGGGTCAGGGAAAGAagggcggcgccgccggaggCCCCGTCGGCGGCGGCCCGATGGGCGGCATGTCGCTGCAGCCGGGCATGATGAGACCTAACATGATGGGCGGCGCCGGTTTCCCCGGGATGGCCCAGATGGGCGGCGGGCCCATGAGCATGCCGATGGGCCAGGGCCACCCGCACATGGGTAGCATGCAGCAGGGTGGTGCCGGTGCCTTTCATGGTATGCCGGCTGGCGGCATGCCTGGGGTGGGGTTCTACCAGGGCGGtgccggcggtggcggcatgCCGTCCGGGCCGGAGATGCTgcaggctgccgcggcggccgggAACCCCATGGCGCAGCAGCAGTACATGGCcctgatgcagcagcagcagcagcaacagatgCTAATGggcggccacggcggcggcgggtacCCGCCGATGGGCTACGGGTACGGCCGCCCGCCGATGCACTACCCGATGGCGTACCCGATGCCGCACCCGAGTGACAACATCTTCAGCGACGAGAACCCCAACAGCTGCTTGGTGATGTGA
- the LOC133900457 gene encoding meiotic recombination protein DMC1 homolog B, with the protein MAPSRHADEGGQLQLMEADRIEEEEECFESIDKLISQGINAGDVKKLQDAGIYTCNGLMMHTKKSLTGIKGLSEAKVDKICEAAEKLLSQGFMTGSDLLLKRKSVVRITTGSQALDDLLGGGIETLCITEAFGEFRSGKTQLAHTLCVSTQLPISMHGGNGKVAYIDTEGTFRPERIVPIAERFGMDANAVLDNIIYARAYTYEHQYNLLLGLAAKMAEEPFRLLIVDSVIALFRVDFSGRGELAERQQKLAQMLSRLTKIAEEFNVAVYITNQVIADPGGGMFITDPKKPAGGHVLAHAATIRLMLRKGKGEQRVCKIFDAPNLPEGEAVFQVTSGGIMDAKD; encoded by the exons ATGGCGCCGTCCAGGCACGCCGACGAGGGCGGGCAGCTCCAGCTCATGGAGGCCGACAggatcgaggaggaggaggagtgctTCGAGTCCATCGACAAGC TGATCTCCCAAGGGATAAACGCAGGAGATGTGAAGAAGCTGCAGGATGCGGGGATCTACACATGCAATGGTCTCATGATGCATACCAAGAAG AGCCTTACAGGAATCAAGGGTTTATCTGAAGCAAAAGTTGATAAGATCTGCGAGGCAGCCGAAAAACTTCTG AGCCAGGGTTTCATGACAGGAAGTGATCTCCTTCTTAAG CGGAAGTCTGTTGTTCGGATTACCACTGGGAGCCAGGCGCTTGACGATCTGCTTGGTG GAGGGATTGAAACACTTTGCATCACAGAGGCATTTGGAGAGTTCAG GTCAGGGAAGACCCAGTTGGCTCATACTCTATGTGTCTCCACTCAG CTCCCAATCAGCATGCATGGGGGGAATGGGAAGGTTGCCTACATTGACACTGAGGGGACATT CCGGCCTGAACGCATTGTGCCAATTGCGGAGAGATTTGGGATGGATGCCAACGCTGTTCTTGACAAT ATCATATATGCTCGTGCATACACCTATGAGCACCAGTACAATTTGCTCCTGGGCCTTGCTGCCAAGATGGCTGAAGAGCCTTTCAGGCTTCTG ATTGTGGATTCTGTGATTGCACTATTCCGTGTTGATTTCAGTGGCAGGGGTGAACTTGCAGAGCGTCAG CAAAAATTAGCACAGATGCTGTCCCGCCTTACTAAGATTGCTGAGGAGTTCAATGTTGCAGTGTACATCACCAACCAAG TGATTGCTGATCCAGGTGGTGGTATGTTCATAACTGATCCAAAGAAACCAGCAGGCGGCCACGTGTTGGCGCATGCAGCCACCATCAGATTGATGCTGAGGAAAGGCAAAGGCGAACAGCGTGTCTGCAAGATCTTTGATGCCCCTAACCTTCCTGAGGGAGAAGCT GTTTTCCAGGTCACATCAGGTGGAATAATGGATGCAAAAGACTGA